A stretch of the Erpetoichthys calabaricus chromosome 3, fErpCal1.3, whole genome shotgun sequence genome encodes the following:
- the LOC114649579 gene encoding keratin, type II cytoskeletal 8-like encodes MNSRQSSSFISSSSSLYGGSRGLPLASSGSLLSSSSASFTSSSMRGRSSAGGAALGSGLGMGMGTNMGMGMGMGSGVGMFMGGAGGAHGLAGAGISLESLAISPSIPKNLLEPLNIEIDPSFQEARVQEKEEIKTLNNRFVNLIEKVRLLESQNKMLETKWSLMQEQKTSQTSTEPMYQAYLANLRRQLDGIIREKSNLETELKKSQDLVEETKQKYEDEVNKRTSLENDFVVIKKDVDASYTVKMEFDDKLQILNDELEFLRAVYEEELKEVQTQVKNVSVVVEMDNGRDLDVESIVAEVKAQYETVAVKGREEVESWYKGKFNELSATAGRYEDDVRTAKAEISEVTRNINRYNAEIENLKNQRASLETQIAEAEERGELAVNDAKSRISDLEIALGNAKQDMARQVREYQELMNVKLALDIEIATYRKLLEGEESRIGSAQAVTIRSSSSGGSSQAYGASGGFSSGVSSGFSSGVSSGFSSGLSNGFSGGRSSSSSVVMNKASFSRAY; translated from the exons ATGAACTCCAGACAATCCAGCTCTTTCATCTCTTCTTCCTCCAGTCTCTACGGGGGAAGCCGTGGCTTACCCTTGGCCAGTTCTGGAAGCCTTCTGTCCTCCTCATCTGCTTCTTTCACCTCATCATCAATGAGAGGGCGTAGCAGTGCTGGAGGTGCAGCCTTAGGATCAGGATTAGGAATGGGCATGGGCACAAACATGGGAATGGGTATGGGAATGGGGTCAGGTGTTGGGATGTTCATGGGTGGAGCTGGCGGTGCTCATGGCCTGGCTGGTGCTGGCATCTCTTTGGAAAGCTTGGCCATCTCACCCTCCATCCCTAAGAACCTCCTGGAGCCTCTTAACATTGAGATTGACCCCAGCTTCCAAGAAGCTCGAGTTCAGGAGAAGGAAGAGATCAAGACTCTTAACAATCGCTTTGTGAACCTCATTGAGAAG GTACGTCTGCTGGAGTCTCAGAACAAGATGCTGGAGACCAAGTGGAGCCTAATGCAGGAACAAAAGACCTCACAAACTAGCACTGAACCCATGTACCAGGCCTATTTGGCCAACCTGCGACGTCAGCTCGATGGCATCATCCGGGAAAAGAGCAACCTTGAAACAGAGCTAAAGAAGTCACAAGATCTGGTGGAAGAAACTAAGCAGAA ATATGAAGATGAAGTAAACAAGCGCACATCTCTTGAGAATGATTTTGTGGTAATTAAGAAGGATGTCGATGCTTCCTACACCGTCAAGATGGAATTTGACGATAAGCTTCAAATATTGAACGATGAACTGGAGTTCCTGAGAGCTGTATATGAGGAG GAACTGAAGGAGGTGCAGACTCAGGTGAAGAATGTCTCTGTGGTGGTAGAAATGGACAATGGCCGTGATTTAGATGTGGAGTCCATTGTGGCTGAAGTCAAGGCACAGTATGAAACTGTTGCTGTAAAGGGCCGTGAAGAAGTGGAGTCTTGGTACAAAGGCAAG TTCAACGAACTCTCAGCCACGGCAGGTCGCTATGAAGATGATGTCCGAACTGCCAAGGCAGAGATCTCAGAAGTCACAAGAAATATCAACAGATACAACGCTGAAATTGAGAATCTCAAAAACCAG CGTGCCAGTCTAGAGACCCAGATTGCAGAAGCGGAGGAGCGTGGTGAGCTTGCAGTAAATGATGCTAAATCCCGTATCTCCGATCTCGAGATCGCTCTGGGTAATGCTAAGCAGGACATGGCTCGACAGGTGCGGGAGTATCAAGAACTCATGAATGTCAAGCTGGCTTTGGATATTGAGATTGCCACCTACAGGAAGCTGTTGGAAGGAGAAGAGAGCAG GATTGGATCAGCTCAAGCAGTAACTATTCGCAGTAGCTCATCTGGAG GCTCTTCCCAAGCCTATGGTGCATCAGGTGGCTTTTCCAGTGGTGTGTCCAGTGGTTTCTCCAGTGGCGTGTCCAGTGGTTTCTCCAGCGGTTTGTCCAATGGCTTCTCTGGTGGCAGGTCATCCAGCTCCTCTGTAGTAATGAACAAAGCATCATTCTCCAGAGCATATTAG